A stretch of the Bacillus sp. B-jedd genome encodes the following:
- a CDS encoding GerAB/ArcD/ProY family transporter, which yields MALVHENSKVSPFFLFFLVHSSQVGVGLLNFQSSIAKGAGQDSWVSILMVGFSLNILLFFGFRVIKTSSGGDLPSFHTETFGKFFGKLLNVGLVFHLMLGGFLAVYNYVDLLQTFAFDRIPLWELTFALCLVLYYIVSGGFRVVTGMAFWGVVIPLVLIPPFLVLLQYLQVGNILPLFNHGLKDYVWSAKESVYMFLGFECMFIYLPFIKNGMKAKKWAYLGLLVTTLLYFALTILTFLYYTQGKLLRTQWPTLTMIKVISFTVVESFEFIFIFVFFIVIISSVCIFLWSCTRTLKIAFNFKPSRSLLGILTAYFLMNIALEDIIWGRKLNNISTYIGIGFIYGYIPFLFIVSLIKTKLEKRKKKSAK from the coding sequence ATGGCTTTAGTCCATGAAAATAGTAAAGTCTCACCTTTTTTCCTCTTTTTCCTGGTTCATTCCTCACAAGTTGGAGTAGGATTGCTTAATTTTCAATCTTCCATTGCCAAAGGGGCAGGCCAGGATTCATGGGTTTCTATTCTGATGGTGGGATTCAGCCTGAATATCTTGCTTTTTTTTGGTTTCAGGGTAATTAAAACGAGTTCCGGCGGAGACTTGCCTTCTTTTCATACAGAGACATTCGGAAAATTCTTCGGAAAACTCCTCAACGTGGGCCTGGTGTTTCACTTGATGCTTGGAGGATTTTTAGCCGTTTACAACTATGTTGATCTACTGCAAACATTCGCATTTGACCGAATACCGCTTTGGGAACTGACTTTTGCTCTATGCCTGGTCCTCTATTACATCGTGTCCGGCGGGTTCAGGGTCGTTACCGGAATGGCTTTTTGGGGAGTCGTGATTCCATTAGTGCTGATCCCCCCATTTTTAGTGCTGTTACAATATCTTCAGGTGGGAAATATCCTTCCCTTATTCAATCACGGTTTAAAAGATTATGTTTGGTCCGCCAAGGAAAGTGTTTATATGTTCCTAGGTTTTGAATGTATGTTCATTTATTTGCCTTTTATTAAAAATGGAATGAAAGCAAAGAAATGGGCTTATCTTGGACTTTTGGTAACCACCCTCCTCTATTTTGCCCTAACCATCCTGACATTTTTATACTATACCCAGGGAAAGCTGCTTCGGACTCAATGGCCGACATTGACAATGATCAAAGTCATTTCCTTTACTGTTGTGGAAAGTTTTGAATTCATTTTTATCTTTGTTTTTTTTATCGTGATTATTTCGTCCGTCTGTATTTTTCTATGGTCGTGCACAAGGACATTAAAAATTGCTTTCAATTTCAAACCCTCCCGGTCCCTTCTGGGAATTCTGACGGCTTATTTCCTAATGAATATTGCACTCGAAGACATCATATGGGGAAGGAAATTGAATAATATTTCTACTTATATTGGAATCGGATTTATATACGGCTACATCCCTTTCCTTTTTATCGTAAGCCTTATTAAAACGAAGCTTGAAAAGAGAAAAAAGAAATCCGCCAAATAA
- a CDS encoding Ger(x)C family spore germination protein, with product MNRTVLIAIVLLFLPLSACGRTKTIDQLSILHTVGYDSLEGGELRGTLLYPDYTKSKNEDNIQIRKTRGKTSSMLLARTNKQTKNPIELSKIQVIAFGEDYARHGIGHLIDTVFNNPMIATDIQTVVVTPTARKYLEGVKKNGTLAIDDTIVQNYTTSSMPRTSLHIFMNDYYGEGRDPYMPILKQGAETNVYVDGLAIFKDDKFKVRLDNNQAFIFGLLDNFNHQGFYELPIKIGSHTGDIVIRTMKNKPAWRPGKSNRSRSLELSLNLFVIIREYPDWVHLHNEKDIHLLEKTIEKKVKSEITSLIKTFKENGVDPLGLGDRIRAYNRNWNERTFYKDEYKKLQVKIDVKTTVIQAGIKR from the coding sequence TTGAACAGAACGGTACTCATCGCAATAGTTCTTCTATTTTTGCCACTATCCGCATGCGGGAGGACAAAGACGATTGACCAATTAAGCATCCTTCATACGGTGGGGTACGACAGCCTTGAGGGTGGCGAATTAAGGGGTACGTTATTATATCCTGATTATACTAAGAGCAAAAATGAAGACAATATTCAAATCAGGAAAACTAGAGGTAAAACGTCCTCCATGCTTTTGGCAAGGACAAATAAACAGACGAAAAATCCCATTGAACTTTCCAAAATCCAAGTTATCGCCTTTGGGGAGGATTATGCAAGGCACGGCATAGGTCATCTAATTGATACAGTTTTTAATAATCCGATGATTGCTACCGATATCCAGACTGTGGTTGTAACACCTACTGCTAGAAAATATCTTGAGGGAGTCAAAAAAAACGGAACCCTTGCAATTGATGATACAATCGTCCAAAACTACACCACCTCGTCCATGCCCCGGACAAGCCTTCATATATTCATGAATGATTATTACGGGGAAGGCAGGGATCCCTATATGCCGATTCTGAAACAGGGAGCAGAGACCAATGTATATGTGGATGGGCTGGCCATCTTTAAGGATGATAAGTTTAAGGTCAGGCTTGATAATAACCAGGCGTTTATTTTTGGCCTTTTGGATAACTTCAATCATCAGGGTTTTTATGAATTACCTATTAAAATTGGCTCTCACACCGGGGACATAGTGATCCGCACTATGAAAAACAAGCCAGCGTGGAGGCCAGGAAAGTCAAATCGTTCACGGTCTTTGGAGCTATCTTTGAATTTATTCGTCATTATCAGGGAATATCCCGATTGGGTTCATCTTCATAACGAAAAGGATATCCATCTCCTTGAAAAGACAATAGAGAAGAAAGTTAAGAGTGAAATTACTTCTTTAATAAAAACTTTCAAAGAAAATGGAGTGGATCCCTTAGGACTTGGTGACAGAATAAGGGCTTATAACAGAAATTGGAATGAGAGAACTTTTTATAAAGACGAGTACAAAAAGCTACAAGTAAAAATCGATGTAAAGACGACTGTTATCCAGGCGGGGATTAAGCGATAG
- a CDS encoding TetR/AcrR family transcriptional regulator, producing the protein MNDRKLRVIKAAHQLFIEKGFQATSIQDILDYSGISKGTFYNYFSSKSELLIALFTSIYKQLELERNELLAGNNQSDREIFIKQLELHLKTNRANKLLYLFDEIMVSNDPTLKEFLKKSQIKNIKWLFNRFTDIFGEDKKAFLLDCAVMFLGILQQNLKFNHMAHGSMVSIDGIVRYSVERIAHVVEEVSKTNDQLLNPIYLQKWQPDFHSSDQAFQEQLHASVISLKKSLHQSEAQPKFFELLDFIEEELAHSREPRHFLIESALHALEKSIKENGISSALPEYEKLSTAILSHSSNNSR; encoded by the coding sequence ATGAACGACAGAAAACTTCGGGTTATTAAAGCAGCCCATCAATTATTTATAGAGAAAGGATTCCAGGCAACCTCGATCCAGGACATCCTTGATTATAGCGGCATATCGAAAGGAACTTTTTATAACTACTTTTCCTCTAAAAGCGAATTGCTAATCGCATTATTTACGTCCATCTATAAACAGCTTGAATTAGAGAGAAATGAATTGCTTGCTGGCAATAATCAATCCGATCGGGAAATTTTCATTAAACAGCTTGAACTTCATTTGAAAACAAACCGGGCAAATAAACTGCTTTACTTGTTTGATGAAATCATGGTTTCCAACGACCCCACCCTAAAAGAATTTTTAAAGAAAAGCCAGATTAAAAACATTAAATGGCTGTTCAATCGGTTTACCGACATTTTCGGGGAGGATAAAAAAGCTTTTCTTCTCGATTGTGCTGTTATGTTCTTGGGAATTTTGCAGCAAAATCTTAAATTCAATCATATGGCGCACGGCTCAATGGTCAGTATTGATGGAATAGTCCGCTACAGTGTAGAAAGAATTGCGCATGTTGTAGAAGAAGTCTCGAAAACTAACGATCAATTGCTAAATCCGATTTACCTGCAAAAGTGGCAGCCTGATTTTCACTCGTCAGATCAAGCATTCCAGGAACAGCTTCATGCATCCGTCATTTCCTTAAAAAAATCATTACATCAGTCCGAAGCTCAGCCCAAGTTTTTTGAATTGCTGGATTTCATTGAGGAAGAGCTGGCGCATTCAAGAGAACCACGGCACTTCCTGATTGAAAGCGCGCTTCACGCGTTGGAAAAATCGATTAAGGAAAATGGCATTTCTTCCGCCCTGCCAGAATACGAAAAGCTTTCAACCGCTATCCTATCCCATTCCTCCAATAATAGTAGATAA
- a CDS encoding spore germination protein, giving the protein MFKWKRNPSESQDKPRMLEDILQAAKKSSDFQEYSPLENGRMTISCFKTMIDETLLRRSLLPAIKENAGDIRTLSDIKKYVPIEGIELTEDAIEAEKKLNAGYGLIQFENSRKCVLVNLTDPIKGLRQNNDTENEFSVIGPKIGFIENLDTNLHLLRNLIATTDLVFEEYEMGSFSKTKVVIAYINGVTNPEFVQTVGQRIKNTDFNVIYDNTIIEQLLSDKTSTPFPLFLSTERVDKAAHSLSIGQVVLLSSGSCYAITAPVSILDFFNSPEDYYTSWIQGSFFRLIRFFGVSFSVFATPIYIAVLTYHYEIIPNDLLGPIIFSRANVPFPPFLEVLFLEITIELLREAGARLPSKIGQTLGIVGGIVIGQATVEAALTSNILLIIVALSALSSFTTPIYKMSNTVRLLRFPLIFLAAIWGGYGLAVGVILLFGHLLRLKSLGSPYMVPLFPVRGKGIGDSFIRAPYSNTSQRPGYLRSLIKKKYKPSEQNDPSKNINTE; this is encoded by the coding sequence ATGTTCAAATGGAAGAGAAATCCATCGGAGAGCCAAGATAAACCCAGGATGCTGGAAGATATTTTGCAGGCGGCCAAAAAATCAAGCGATTTTCAGGAGTACTCTCCGCTGGAAAATGGGCGTATGACAATCAGCTGTTTTAAAACAATGATCGATGAAACATTGCTCCGCCGCAGCCTTCTTCCCGCAATTAAGGAAAACGCCGGAGATATCCGTACTCTTTCTGATATTAAAAAGTATGTGCCCATAGAAGGCATTGAGTTAACAGAAGATGCTATAGAAGCAGAAAAGAAACTTAATGCGGGCTACGGGCTGATCCAGTTTGAGAATAGCAGAAAATGCGTTCTGGTAAATCTGACTGATCCAATAAAAGGACTGCGCCAAAACAATGACACTGAAAATGAATTCAGTGTCATCGGCCCCAAGATCGGTTTTATTGAGAATCTCGATACAAATCTCCATTTATTAAGAAACCTGATTGCAACTACCGACCTTGTATTTGAAGAGTACGAAATGGGCAGTTTTTCAAAAACCAAGGTGGTTATTGCCTACATAAACGGAGTAACAAATCCCGAATTTGTCCAGACTGTCGGACAAAGAATAAAAAATACAGATTTTAATGTCATCTACGACAATACAATTATTGAACAACTGTTATCTGATAAGACTTCCACGCCATTCCCCTTGTTCCTTTCAACCGAAAGGGTCGACAAGGCGGCGCATTCTCTATCAATCGGGCAAGTAGTCCTTTTATCGAGCGGATCCTGTTATGCGATTACCGCTCCTGTATCCATCCTTGATTTTTTTAACTCCCCGGAAGATTATTACACTTCCTGGATTCAGGGCTCCTTTTTCAGGCTGATCCGTTTCTTCGGGGTATCTTTCTCAGTGTTTGCTACCCCTATTTATATAGCGGTATTAACATACCACTATGAAATTATTCCAAATGACCTGCTCGGCCCAATTATCTTTTCAAGGGCGAATGTGCCCTTTCCTCCTTTCCTGGAAGTTTTATTTCTTGAAATCACCATTGAGCTATTAAGGGAAGCGGGAGCCCGGCTGCCAAGCAAAATTGGCCAAACCCTTGGCATTGTCGGCGGTATCGTGATTGGGCAGGCAACTGTGGAGGCGGCGCTGACGAGTAACATTTTGTTAATTATTGTCGCGCTGTCGGCCTTATCCTCCTTTACAACACCGATTTACAAAATGTCCAATACGGTCCGGCTTCTGCGGTTTCCCCTTATCTTTCTGGCGGCAATATGGGGCGGGTATGGTCTTGCGGTGGGGGTCATCCTGCTTTTCGGCCATCTCTTGCGCCTAAAGTCTCTCGGAAGCCCTTATATGGTTCCGCTTTTCCCCGTCAGAGGAAAAGGGATCGGGGACTCTTTCATCAGGGCCCCCTACTCGAATACCTCACAGCGGCCAGGTTATTTACGTTCTCTGATAAAGAAAAAATATAAACCCTCAGAGCAAAATGATCCTAGTAAAAACATTAATACGGAATAA